The region ATTAAGCATAATTCTGAGGTAGTTTTAATTGATATCACAGGGGTACCTGTTGTCGATACAATGGTGGCTCACCATATTATTCAGGCTGCTGAGGCAGTGCGGCTGATCGGCTCAACGTGTATTCTTGTCGGAATCCGTCCTGAAATTGCTCAGACAATTGTTAATCTGGGAATTGACCTTGGCAAGTTCCCAACGAAAAGTTCGTTGAAAAAAGGATTCCGTAAAGCGTTGGAAATCACCGACAGAGAAGTGGTTGATCTTGACAAAAAGCACAATGAAATAGAAGAAATGATTGATTCCTTAGGTGAAGGGTGATAATGATGCGGATACCAATTCTAAAATTGCACAATTATCTATTAATTTCCATTCAAACAGAAATTGATGATAACACGGCGATACAGTTTCAGGAAGATTTATTGGACAAAATTCATAAGAGCGGTTCATCAGGAGTAGTAATTGACTTAACATCCGTTGAAGTGATTGATTCGTTTATTGCAAAAGTATTGGGTGATGTCGTTACTATGTCAGATCTAATGGGGGCGAAAGTGGTTTTAACCGGAATCCAGCCAGCAGTTGCAATGACGTTAATTGATTTGGGCATACATCTGAATAATGTCCCAACTGCCTTAGATTTGGAGCAAGGATTGATAAAACTGCATCAGGAACTGGGGGAATGATCATGGATCTCCAATCCTGTGTCAATATAAATAAAGAGTGGGATATTGTTGCTGCCCGGCAGCTTGGTAGGGAAATCGCAAAAAAAACCGGATTTGGTACCGTTGACCAGGCGAGAATTGCAACAGCAATTTCTGAATTAGCTCGCAACATATACTTATATGCCGGGACTGGAAAGGTTTGCTTTGATGTCATAGAAAATCTTGAAGAAAAGGGAATGTGCTTGATTTGTATAGATACCGGTCCGG is a window of Virgibacillus ihumii DNA encoding:
- a CDS encoding anti-sigma regulatory factor; translated protein: MDLQSCVNINKEWDIVAARQLGREIAKKTGFGTVDQARIATAISELARNIYLYAGTGKVCFDVIENLEEKGMCLICIDTGPGIRDISQVMEDGYSTSGGLGAGLPGVKRLMDEFDIKSSEGKGTEIRAIKWVR
- a CDS encoding STAS domain-containing protein encodes the protein MRIPILKLHNYLLISIQTEIDDNTAIQFQEDLLDKIHKSGSSGVVIDLTSVEVIDSFIAKVLGDVVTMSDLMGAKVVLTGIQPAVAMTLIDLGIHLNNVPTALDLEQGLIKLHQELGE